From Streptomyces cyaneogriseus subsp. noncyanogenus, the proteins below share one genomic window:
- a CDS encoding NADH-quinone oxidoreductase subunit A encodes MNAYAPILVLGALGAGFAIFSVVMATLIGPKRYNRAKLEAYECGIEPTPTPAGGGRFPIKYYLTAMLFIIFDIEIVFLYPWAVSFDALGIFGLVEMLLFVLTVFVAYAYVWRRGGLEWD; translated from the coding sequence GTGAACGCGTATGCGCCCATCCTCGTACTGGGAGCCCTCGGGGCAGGCTTTGCGATCTTCTCCGTGGTCATGGCCACGTTGATCGGTCCGAAGCGGTACAACCGGGCCAAGCTCGAGGCCTACGAGTGCGGTATCGAGCCGACCCCCACGCCGGCCGGCGGCGGGCGCTTCCCGATCAAGTACTACCTGACGGCGATGCTCTTCATCATCTTCGATATCGAGATCGTCTTCCTCTACCCCTGGGCCGTCAGCTTCGACGCCCTGGGGATTTTCGGGCTCGTGGAGATGCTGCTCTTCGTGCTCACCGTCTTCGTCGCGTACGCGTACGTATGGCGGCGCGGCGGCCTGGAATGGGACTGA
- a CDS encoding NuoB/complex I 20 kDa subunit family protein, which translates to MGLEEKLPSGFLLTTVEQAAGWVRKSSVFPATFGLACCAIEMMTTGAGRYDLARFGMEVFRGSPRQADLMIVAGRVSQKMAPVLRQVYDQMPNPKWVISMGVCASSGGMFNNYAIVQGVDHIVPVDIYLPGCPPRPEMLLDAILKLHHKIQNSKLGVNAEEAAREAEEAALKALPTIEMKGLLR; encoded by the coding sequence ATGGGACTCGAAGAAAAGCTGCCGAGCGGATTCCTGCTCACCACCGTCGAGCAGGCCGCGGGCTGGGTACGGAAGTCGTCGGTCTTCCCCGCCACGTTCGGCCTCGCCTGCTGCGCCATCGAGATGATGACCACCGGCGCCGGCCGCTACGACCTGGCGCGCTTCGGCATGGAGGTCTTCCGCGGCTCGCCGCGCCAGGCGGACCTGATGATCGTCGCCGGCCGGGTCAGCCAGAAGATGGCGCCGGTGCTCCGGCAGGTCTACGACCAGATGCCGAACCCCAAGTGGGTGATCTCCATGGGCGTGTGCGCCTCCTCGGGCGGCATGTTCAACAACTACGCGATCGTCCAGGGCGTCGACCACATCGTCCCGGTCGACATCTACCTCCCCGGCTGCCCGCCACGGCCCGAGATGCTGCTGGACGCCATCCTCAAGCTCCACCACAAGATCCAGAACTCCAAGCTGGGCGTGAACGCCGAGGAGGCGGCCCGCGAGGCGGAGGAAGCGGCGCTCAAGGCCCTGCCCACGATCG